Proteins encoded in a region of the Salinicoccus sp. RF5 genome:
- the sufD gene encoding Fe-S cluster assembly protein SufD yields the protein MATEVNEYVINADEVISRAESRGESELLISKKKEALEQIESLDMPKPDKTKLNKWDFFTVSQPVTDSATYSSLEELPEAVKSLLDIEHTKNIYVQHNNTPAYLQVSDELLDQGVVIENIIEASANHPELVEKYFMTEGVKIDEHKLAAYHAAMLNGGLFVYVPKNVQIEDPVQMVVLHDDEKTSLFNHVLIVADEGSELTYVENYLSNVDKSNEQFNIISEVIAKDNAKVNYGAVDFLSEGFTGYVNRRGVVGRDATLDWALGLMNDSNVINDNTTYLMGDNSVSNLKTVVVGRGEQTLNFTTQIIHYGKDSSGHILKHGVMKDSASSIFNGVGYIKHGATRSDAQQESRVLMLSEKARGDANPILLIDEDDVTAGHAASVGRVDPIQLFYLMSRGISQKEAERLVIHGFLDPVVRALPIESVKNQLREVIELKVLSK from the coding sequence ATGGCTACTGAAGTTAATGAATATGTTATCAATGCTGATGAAGTCATTTCCCGTGCAGAATCACGCGGTGAATCTGAACTTCTCATCAGCAAGAAAAAAGAAGCACTAGAACAAATCGAATCCCTCGATATGCCGAAACCGGACAAGACGAAACTCAACAAGTGGGATTTCTTCACAGTATCCCAGCCGGTGACGGACAGCGCGACATACAGCTCCTTGGAAGAACTGCCTGAAGCAGTCAAGAGCCTGCTCGACATCGAGCACACGAAAAACATCTATGTACAGCACAACAATACGCCTGCATATCTTCAAGTTTCCGATGAACTGCTCGACCAGGGCGTGGTAATCGAAAACATCATCGAAGCCAGTGCAAACCACCCGGAACTCGTGGAAAAATATTTCATGACCGAAGGCGTGAAAATTGATGAGCACAAGCTTGCTGCCTACCATGCAGCAATGCTGAACGGCGGATTGTTCGTCTATGTACCGAAGAATGTACAGATTGAAGATCCGGTACAGATGGTTGTACTCCATGATGATGAGAAGACTTCCCTCTTCAACCACGTACTGATCGTCGCGGATGAAGGTTCGGAACTGACTTATGTCGAAAACTACCTTTCCAACGTAGATAAATCCAATGAACAGTTCAACATCATTTCAGAAGTCATTGCAAAAGATAACGCGAAGGTCAACTACGGTGCAGTGGACTTCCTTTCTGAAGGCTTCACAGGCTATGTCAACCGTCGTGGTGTCGTCGGCCGTGACGCAACACTCGACTGGGCGCTCGGTCTGATGAACGACTCCAATGTCATCAATGACAACACGACCTATCTCATGGGGGATAATTCCGTCTCCAACCTTAAGACGGTCGTTGTGGGCCGTGGAGAACAGACGCTCAACTTCACGACACAGATCATCCACTACGGCAAGGACTCTTCAGGCCATATCCTGAAGCACGGTGTAATGAAGGACAGTGCATCCAGCATCTTCAATGGTGTCGGATACATCAAGCACGGCGCAACGCGCAGTGACGCCCAGCAGGAATCCAGAGTATTGATGCTGAGTGAAAAGGCGCGCGGTGATGCGAACCCGATCCTTCTGATCGATGAAGACGACGTTACAGCAGGCCACGCCGCATCCGTCGGACGTGTGGATCCTATCCAGCTGTTCTACCTGATGAGCCGCGGCATCTCCCAAAAAGAGGCGGAGAGGCTCGTCATCCACGGTTTCCTCGACCCGGTAGTGCGTGCATTGCCGATTGAATCCGTGAAAAACCAGCTCAGAGAAGTCATAGAACTCAAAGTTCTTTCAAAATAA
- the sufC gene encoding Fe-S cluster assembly ATPase SufC — protein MASVLEIKDLHVEIDGKPILKGVDLTLKQGEIHAVMGPNGTGKSTLAQAIMGHPRYEVTQGEVLLDGENVLEMEVDERAQAGLFLGMQYPSEISGVTNSDFLRSAINAQREEGDEINLMQFIKKLDKNMNYLEMDLDMSTRYLNEGFSGGEKKRNEILQLMMLEPKFGILDEIDSGLDIDALKVVSKGINELRGENFGALIITHYQRLLNYITPDFVHVMMQGRVVKSGGEELSKRLEEEGYDWIKEELGIEDETIAADVE, from the coding sequence ATGGCTTCTGTTCTAGAAATCAAAGATCTGCACGTCGAAATCGACGGCAAACCAATTCTTAAAGGTGTCGATCTCACACTCAAACAAGGAGAAATCCACGCGGTGATGGGACCGAACGGTACAGGTAAATCCACGCTTGCCCAGGCAATCATGGGCCACCCAAGGTACGAAGTGACTCAAGGTGAAGTTCTGCTCGACGGCGAAAACGTACTCGAAATGGAAGTTGATGAACGTGCGCAAGCCGGTCTTTTCCTCGGCATGCAGTATCCATCCGAAATTTCTGGTGTGACGAACTCAGACTTCCTGCGTTCTGCAATCAATGCACAGCGCGAAGAGGGCGACGAAATCAACCTGATGCAGTTCATCAAGAAGTTGGACAAGAACATGAACTACCTGGAAATGGATCTCGACATGTCAACACGCTATCTGAATGAAGGGTTCTCCGGCGGTGAGAAGAAGCGTAATGAAATCCTGCAGCTCATGATGCTCGAACCTAAATTCGGCATTCTGGATGAGATCGACTCCGGTCTCGACATCGATGCCCTCAAAGTAGTATCCAAAGGCATCAATGAACTGCGTGGCGAAAACTTCGGCGCACTGATCATCACACACTACCAGCGTCTTCTGAACTACATCACACCTGACTTCGTCCACGTAATGATGCAGGGCCGTGTAGTGAAATCCGGTGGCGAAGAGCTTTCCAAGCGTCTTGAAGAGGAAGGCTACGACTGGATCAAGGAAGAACTTGGCATTGAAGACGAAACTATCGCTGCAGATGTAGAATAG
- a CDS encoding DUF4870 domain-containing protein translates to MNEGNMNGRNVDGEKVHVFDKSLVMVSFIVSAFTAVLGPLLIWVLKKDDDPATGEALRHVVNFGLSYTIYMFIAWLTSFILIGLIIGPIITIAFYVFLIIGAIQANDGKVYKPPFTLDIIK, encoded by the coding sequence ATGAACGAAGGAAATATGAACGGAAGAAACGTGGATGGAGAAAAAGTCCACGTCTTCGACAAGTCCCTCGTAATGGTTTCATTCATCGTATCCGCCTTTACAGCTGTCCTCGGCCCGCTGCTCATCTGGGTACTGAAGAAGGACGATGATCCCGCTACAGGAGAAGCATTGAGGCATGTAGTCAATTTCGGCCTTTCCTACACGATCTACATGTTCATCGCATGGCTTACATCCTTTATCCTCATCGGTCTGATCATCGGCCCGATCATCACCATCGCATTCTACGTATTCCTCATCATCGGCGCCATCCAGGCGAATGACGGGAAAGTCTACAAACCCCCATTCACCCTGGACATCATCAAGTAG
- a CDS encoding MetQ/NlpA family ABC transporter substrate-binding protein, with protein MKKIFLLLTISIFAALLVACGNGGSEEAVTDDSEESEETAENAENEETEEAGGTISIAASPAPHAEILEEAATVLEEEGIELDISIVNDYTTPNRLLADEEVDANYFQHTPYLETEKESHDYDITSAGNVHIEPMAVYSQDYDSLEDLPDGSTILVSNNPAEEGRFLSFFVNAGLVEIEDGIDIEDATFDDITSNEKNFEFDNQTAPELLVSMYENNEAPAVIINSNFALDGGLSPTEDSIVVEDGNSPYANLVAVRTGDEEREDIQKLMEVLQGEEIKQFIEENYEGAVIPTE; from the coding sequence ATGAAGAAGATTTTCTTGTTGCTCACCATTTCTATTTTTGCAGCTCTATTGGTCGCATGCGGCAACGGCGGATCGGAAGAGGCCGTCACCGACGACAGTGAAGAAAGCGAAGAAACAGCGGAGAACGCTGAAAATGAAGAGACTGAAGAAGCGGGGGGCACGATATCCATCGCAGCCTCTCCAGCGCCACATGCTGAAATCCTTGAAGAAGCGGCAACGGTTCTTGAGGAAGAGGGTATAGAACTCGATATTTCCATCGTCAATGACTACACGACGCCAAACCGTCTGCTGGCGGATGAGGAAGTGGATGCAAACTACTTCCAGCATACGCCATACCTGGAAACGGAAAAGGAATCCCATGACTATGACATCACAAGTGCGGGAAATGTACATATCGAGCCGATGGCCGTATATTCCCAGGACTACGACTCCCTTGAAGACCTGCCTGATGGATCGACGATCCTCGTGTCCAACAACCCCGCTGAAGAAGGGCGTTTCCTTTCATTTTTCGTAAATGCAGGACTGGTTGAAATCGAAGATGGCATCGACATTGAAGATGCGACTTTCGATGACATCACATCAAATGAAAAGAATTTTGAATTCGATAACCAGACTGCTCCGGAGCTGCTTGTCAGCATGTATGAAAATAATGAGGCGCCTGCTGTCATCATCAACTCCAACTTCGCACTGGACGGCGGACTGAGCCCGACGGAGGATTCCATCGTCGTTGAGGATGGCAACTCCCCTTACGCCAACCTTGTGGCAGTCCGCACCGGCGATGAAGAGCGCGAAGATATCCAGAAACTCATGGAAGTGCTCCAGGGTGAAGAAATCAAGCAGTTCATCGAAGAGAATTATGAAGGTGCAGTCATTCCAACAGAATAA
- a CDS encoding methionine ABC transporter permease, protein MSEFINAFAEMFSFENVKWDDVLTATNETLYMTVISTVFTFIFGLVLGIILFLSSKSEHAASAPVYGVTAFLVNLFRAIPFIILIILLIPFTKVLMGTIMGSQGALPALIIGASPFYARLVEIGLKEIDKGVIEAAESMGANTWTIIWKVLLPESLPALISGITVTAIMLVGSTAIAGVIGAGGLGNLAYMVGFTRNQSDVTLVATVVILVIVFIIQILGDLTAKAVDKR, encoded by the coding sequence ATGAGCGAGTTCATCAATGCCTTCGCCGAAATGTTCTCATTCGAAAATGTCAAATGGGATGATGTACTGACGGCGACGAATGAAACCCTCTACATGACCGTCATCTCCACCGTATTCACATTCATATTCGGACTGGTCCTCGGCATCATCCTGTTCCTGTCGTCGAAAAGCGAACATGCAGCCAGCGCGCCCGTCTACGGCGTCACTGCATTCCTCGTCAATCTGTTCCGTGCGATACCATTCATCATACTGATCATCCTCCTCATCCCATTCACGAAAGTGCTGATGGGCACCATCATGGGGTCACAGGGGGCGCTGCCGGCACTGATCATCGGGGCGTCACCCTTCTATGCACGCCTGGTCGAGATAGGGCTTAAAGAGATTGATAAAGGTGTCATTGAAGCAGCTGAATCCATGGGCGCCAATACATGGACGATCATCTGGAAGGTGCTGCTTCCGGAATCTCTGCCGGCACTCATCTCAGGTATCACCGTCACCGCAATCATGCTTGTCGGATCCACAGCAATCGCCGGCGTCATCGGTGCAGGCGGCCTCGGCAACCTTGCATACATGGTAGGATTCACAAGAAACCAGAGTGATGTCACCCTGGTCGCAACTGTAGTAATACTGGTTATCGTCTTCATCATCCAGATTCTGGGTGACTTGACTGCGAAAGCGGTCGATAAGCGGTAA
- a CDS encoding methionine ABC transporter ATP-binding protein: MIDIKKATKIFKTKNNTIQAVDDVNLHIREGEIFGVIGYSGAGKSTLIRMLNGLEQPSSGEVVIGDDIISAMGRADLLKKRQKVSMIFQHFNLLWSRTVAENISFPLEIAGIPKKERARRVAELVDLVGLTGREDNYPSQLSGGQKQRVGIARALSNRPEVLLCDEATSALDPETTDEVLDLLVKIRDEMDLTIVLITHEMHVIRKICDRAAVMENGRVVETGPVIKLFQNPEHGVTKRFVKDDINDEETALSFEEVREMFPTSKILKLGFVGSQSKAPIVSQVVKKYNLDLNILSGNIKRTNNESYGHLYVAIEIDDADLEGLRQELAEHAVTVEVEG; this comes from the coding sequence ATGATTGATATAAAGAAGGCAACGAAAATATTCAAGACGAAGAACAATACAATCCAGGCTGTGGATGATGTCAATCTCCATATCAGGGAAGGGGAGATATTCGGTGTCATCGGCTATTCAGGTGCAGGGAAATCCACACTGATCAGGATGCTGAATGGCCTGGAACAGCCCTCTTCAGGGGAAGTGGTGATCGGTGACGATATCATCAGTGCCATGGGCCGGGCGGACCTGCTCAAGAAACGGCAGAAGGTCTCAATGATCTTCCAGCACTTCAACCTGCTCTGGTCCCGGACGGTAGCCGAGAACATCAGCTTCCCATTGGAGATAGCCGGCATACCGAAGAAGGAGCGTGCGCGCCGTGTAGCCGAGCTCGTGGATCTCGTCGGTCTCACGGGGCGCGAAGACAACTACCCAAGCCAGCTCTCCGGTGGTCAGAAGCAGCGGGTCGGCATTGCACGGGCACTCTCCAACAGGCCGGAAGTGCTTCTGTGTGATGAAGCGACGAGTGCGCTTGATCCCGAAACGACCGACGAGGTGCTCGATCTGCTGGTGAAGATACGTGATGAGATGGACCTCACCATCGTCCTCATCACCCATGAGATGCATGTCATCCGCAAAATATGCGATCGTGCGGCAGTGATGGAGAACGGTCGCGTCGTGGAGACGGGGCCGGTGATCAAACTGTTCCAGAACCCCGAGCACGGTGTGACGAAACGCTTCGTCAAGGACGACATCAACGATGAGGAGACGGCATTGTCATTCGAGGAGGTCAGGGAGATGTTCCCGACATCGAAGATACTCAAGCTCGGCTTCGTCGGTTCCCAGTCGAAAGCACCGATCGTCTCTCAGGTCGTCAAGAAGTATAACCTTGACCTGAACATCCTCTCGGGGAACATAAAGCGGACGAACAATGAATCATACGGCCACCTCTATGTTGCGATCGAAATTGATGACGCCGACCTTGAGGGCTTGAGGCAGGAACTGGCTGAACATGCTGTAACAGTGGAGGTGGAAGGATGA
- a CDS encoding thioredoxin family protein, producing MMKESRTIDITSRIQSEETFILYGYAPICANCQIAERMLDIVSETKGFSYTSIDLNYHKDLIEAYEVRSAPALLLFRDGRLVREVYAFQSVLHLSEVFDDFLVDGQ from the coding sequence ATGATGAAAGAATCAAGGACAATCGATATTACGAGCCGTATTCAATCTGAGGAAACATTCATACTCTATGGATATGCACCGATATGCGCCAACTGCCAGATTGCAGAACGCATGCTCGATATCGTTTCTGAGACGAAGGGGTTCTCCTATACTTCGATAGATCTGAATTATCATAAGGATCTTATTGAGGCCTACGAGGTCAGATCGGCACCTGCACTGCTGTTGTTCAGGGATGGCAGGCTCGTCCGTGAAGTTTACGCCTTCCAGTCCGTGCTCCATCTGTCGGAAGTCTTCGATGACTTCCTTGTTGACGGACAGTGA
- a CDS encoding toprim domain-containing protein encodes MYFSDKVLIVEGKTDKRRIEEVLIEPVQIICTHGTMGISKLDEILDELNGSDIYILSDADKEGRNIRKWFKKHLSESTHIYIDPKFGEVGRCPRDYLANLLMRHDFYVDTSLIMKGKFGNDERIKDNRYYEPYSI; translated from the coding sequence GTGTATTTTTCCGATAAAGTGCTCATTGTCGAAGGAAAGACGGATAAGCGGCGTATCGAAGAAGTATTGATAGAACCTGTACAGATCATATGCACCCATGGTACAATGGGAATCTCAAAATTGGATGAGATTCTCGATGAGCTGAATGGCTCCGACATCTATATCCTCTCCGATGCGGATAAAGAAGGCAGAAACATCAGGAAATGGTTCAAAAAACATCTGAGTGAAAGTACTCATATATATATTGATCCGAAGTTCGGTGAAGTGGGCCGCTGCCCACGTGACTACCTGGCAAACCTCCTTATGAGACACGATTTCTACGTAGATACAAGTCTGATCATGAAAGGTAAGTTCGGCAATGATGAAAGAATCAAGGACAATCGATATTACGAGCCGTATTCAATCTGA
- the gcvH gene encoding glycine cleavage system protein GcvH has protein sequence MATPKEYKYSEDHEWIKFEDGKATIGITEFAQSELGDIVFVELPAEGDEITTGESFGSVESVKTVSELYAPLSGTVVEINEELEDSPELVNESPYEEAWMIVIELSDESQLDKLMDADAYDEMVDA, from the coding sequence GTGGCAACACCAAAAGAATATAAGTATTCAGAAGATCATGAATGGATCAAATTTGAAGATGGCAAAGCGACTATCGGCATCACAGAATTCGCTCAATCCGAGCTCGGTGATATCGTATTCGTGGAGCTGCCTGCTGAAGGCGATGAAATCACTACCGGAGAATCATTCGGCAGTGTAGAATCCGTAAAGACGGTATCAGAGCTGTATGCACCGCTCAGCGGTACGGTAGTGGAAATCAATGAAGAGCTTGAGGATAGCCCTGAGCTTGTCAACGAATCTCCGTATGAAGAAGCATGGATGATCGTCATTGAACTGTCTGACGAATCACAGCTTGATAAACTGATGGATGCAGATGCCTACGATGAAATGGTGGATGCATAG
- a CDS encoding Spx/MgsR family RNA polymerase-binding regulatory protein encodes MITLYEYPKCTTCRKGKKFLQENDVAFESIDMVKQPPAAATLAEMVDRSGKDVDEFFNKRGKRFKELELKERLDEMTKEEKLELLSTDGMLIRRPLLYDGSGVTLGFKEDEYKQFMNAEN; translated from the coding sequence ATGATTACATTATATGAATACCCGAAATGCACGACTTGCCGTAAAGGGAAGAAGTTCCTGCAGGAAAATGATGTCGCTTTCGAGAGCATCGATATGGTGAAGCAGCCGCCGGCAGCCGCCACACTGGCCGAGATGGTGGATCGCTCGGGGAAGGATGTAGATGAATTCTTCAACAAGCGCGGCAAAAGATTCAAGGAACTGGAACTCAAGGAACGCCTGGATGAAATGACTAAAGAGGAGAAGCTCGAACTGCTTTCTACAGATGGCATGCTGATCAGACGTCCCCTCCTTTATGACGGCTCAGGTGTCACTCTTGGCTTCAAAGAGGACGAATACAAACAATTTATGAACGCTGAGAATTAG
- a CDS encoding thioredoxin family protein, protein MEAIRQYDDYRKKIQGDDKIVIKFFADWCPDCTRMNMFIDPILEEYSHIDWYELNRDEVPEAADENDVMGIPSLLVFQNGEKLAHLHSADAKSPESVKDFLQKSI, encoded by the coding sequence ATGGAAGCAATCAGACAATACGACGACTACAGGAAGAAAATACAGGGCGATGACAAGATCGTCATCAAGTTCTTCGCCGACTGGTGCCCGGACTGCACACGCATGAACATGTTCATCGATCCGATTCTTGAGGAATACAGCCACATCGACTGGTATGAACTGAACCGTGACGAAGTGCCGGAAGCCGCAGATGAAAATGATGTCATGGGCATCCCGAGCCTGCTCGTCTTCCAAAATGGGGAGAAGCTCGCGCATCTCCACTCTGCAGATGCGAAGTCCCCCGAATCGGTCAAGGATTTCCTTCAGAAAAGCATATAG
- the aroD gene encoding type I 3-dehydroquinate dehydratase has protein sequence MNIKGVEIGAGQPKVVVSFTNHSKETIDEEIESALSHKGIFDIVEIRSDAFDALSHEEHINLVNHIVDEMKDYPIIYTYRTLNEGGKGQKTAAEYESLLDAVLEQCSVDIIDIEFFKYEDIVDNLVQKAKEKGVGVILSQHDFKDTPHFDEMMATYMNMYERGGDILKLAYKPSDGRDVLSVLSAVHDAREKFNCQIVGIAMGEMGRITRLAGGVFGSCLTYGYISHKAAPGQIHAEVLKENLKIFE, from the coding sequence ATGAATATTAAAGGTGTAGAAATTGGAGCAGGGCAACCGAAGGTAGTGGTTTCTTTTACGAACCATTCCAAAGAGACGATCGATGAAGAAATCGAGTCGGCGCTATCCCACAAGGGGATATTCGACATCGTTGAAATCAGGAGTGATGCATTCGACGCATTGAGTCATGAAGAACACATCAACCTGGTCAACCACATCGTCGACGAAATGAAGGACTACCCGATCATCTATACGTACCGTACGCTGAATGAAGGGGGGAAAGGGCAGAAGACAGCGGCGGAGTACGAATCCCTGCTCGATGCTGTACTTGAACAGTGCAGCGTCGACATCATCGACATCGAATTCTTCAAATATGAGGATATCGTGGATAACCTTGTCCAGAAGGCGAAGGAGAAGGGTGTCGGCGTCATTCTGAGCCAGCATGACTTCAAGGATACCCCGCACTTTGATGAGATGATGGCGACATATATGAATATGTATGAACGGGGCGGAGACATACTGAAGCTTGCCTACAAGCCCTCAGATGGACGGGATGTGCTCAGTGTACTCAGCGCCGTCCATGACGCACGGGAAAAGTTCAACTGCCAGATAGTCGGGATTGCGATGGGCGAGATGGGCAGGATCACACGTCTTGCAGGCGGTGTATTCGGTTCCTGCCTGACATACGGGTATATATCCCATAAGGCGGCACCGGGGCAGATTCATGCCGAGGTCCTCAAGGAGAACTTGAAGATATTCGAATAG
- a CDS encoding DUF488 domain-containing protein, which produces MLKMKRAYDDISKQDGRRILVDGIWPRRVSKEDLAHDEWYKSLAPSKELREWFDHDPGKWDTFKERYFKELDGHKETLREIKAQSEGHNVTLLYGAKDEEHNQAAAIKEYIENMD; this is translated from the coding sequence ATGCTGAAGATGAAGCGGGCTTATGATGATATATCGAAGCAGGATGGAAGAAGGATACTCGTCGACGGTATCTGGCCGAGGCGCGTCAGCAAAGAGGACCTGGCACACGACGAATGGTACAAATCCCTGGCGCCCTCGAAGGAGCTCAGGGAATGGTTCGATCATGACCCCGGGAAGTGGGACACCTTCAAGGAAAGGTACTTCAAGGAACTCGACGGCCATAAGGAGACCCTCAGAGAAATAAAAGCACAGAGCGAGGGCCATAACGTCACACTCCTGTATGGAGCGAAGGATGAAGAGCACAACCAGGCGGCAGCCATAAAGGAATACATTGAAAATATGGATTGA
- a CDS encoding DUF3243 domain-containing protein, which produces MSNEEMRNPEEKAENMDQENKDEILESYNKFLNYLGDQVSKGEKVGMDEDQLAKAAKRVADYLASNEEPRNREEQVLKELWKATDSSDEKDTMAGILVRLAQKTNG; this is translated from the coding sequence ATGAGTAATGAAGAAATGAGAAATCCCGAGGAAAAGGCTGAAAATATGGATCAGGAAAACAAGGATGAGATCCTCGAGAGCTATAACAAGTTCCTCAACTACCTTGGAGACCAGGTCAGCAAGGGTGAAAAGGTCGGAATGGATGAAGACCAGCTGGCCAAAGCTGCCAAAAGGGTTGCAGACTACCTCGCTTCCAATGAAGAGCCACGCAACCGTGAAGAACAGGTGCTGAAGGAACTTTGGAAGGCTACAGACAGCAGTGACGAAAAGGACACGATGGCAGGAATACTTGTCAGACTTGCACAGAAGACAAATGGCTAG
- a CDS encoding Mur ligase family protein, whose product MNAATVFETIRENITGYNVRAEMHNRGAVQGITSMYQNLGEDHIFMLKASKNSAKYLQEAILRKPALIITDFEEDAFIDFHDKVAICYVDDFAEVSIRLVELFYGEHIGRMKYIAVTGTNGKTTTSHFIGRLLSELGCKVATVGTLGVFDGAYEKVDFAHTTPTTPMHFEFAEIIKYFSTREYDYIVYEATSIALDQGRTGFIRNDLAVFINFSPEHLDYHKTMRRYLESKLSLADLSDEVLVNMDAPEYRVLAKDRHQFSEDEDTYYRYQTDIDHIDIHVGEVHYEVRPGFLGEHNYINLATGIFALLKLGHDVEAVIHAAAKISPPVHRFELFSEGQYQFILDFAHTPIATKESIINAMIYAEKMEKKLIVMVTGIGMRGYRKIRMTMRLIPEELHHLVLAAEQVGYEDEEKIVGMMQKHLPPSYDASNTTTALSRQEGIIRAIDHAGPDTIILLTGINEPQHYRGDVIAHDDRQFILQYLDDCRKT is encoded by the coding sequence ATGAACGCGGCAACAGTATTCGAAACGATTCGGGAAAACATTACTGGTTACAACGTGAGGGCAGAAATGCACAACCGGGGAGCAGTACAGGGCATTACTTCGATGTACCAGAACCTCGGGGAAGATCATATCTTCATGCTCAAAGCATCAAAAAATTCAGCCAAGTACCTTCAGGAGGCGATTTTGAGGAAACCGGCGCTCATCATCACAGATTTTGAAGAGGATGCCTTCATCGATTTCCATGATAAAGTCGCCATCTGCTATGTCGATGACTTCGCTGAGGTATCGATCAGGCTCGTCGAACTCTTCTATGGTGAGCATATCGGGAGAATGAAATATATCGCGGTGACCGGGACGAATGGCAAGACGACGACAAGCCATTTCATCGGACGCCTGCTGTCGGAACTCGGCTGTAAAGTGGCGACGGTTGGCACCCTCGGGGTGTTTGATGGCGCATACGAAAAGGTGGACTTTGCTCACACGACTCCGACCACTCCGATGCACTTCGAGTTTGCTGAAATCATCAAGTACTTTTCAACGAGGGAATATGATTATATCGTCTATGAAGCCACATCCATCGCCCTGGACCAGGGGCGGACGGGATTCATACGCAATGACCTGGCGGTATTCATCAATTTCAGTCCAGAGCATCTGGACTACCACAAGACGATGAGGCGGTATCTCGAGTCCAAACTGAGCCTGGCCGACCTGAGTGACGAGGTGCTCGTCAACATGGATGCCCCCGAATACCGGGTACTGGCGAAGGACAGGCATCAGTTTTCAGAAGACGAGGATACCTACTACCGCTATCAGACGGACATCGATCATATCGATATCCATGTAGGGGAGGTCCATTATGAAGTCAGACCCGGATTCCTCGGTGAGCATAACTACATCAACCTGGCGACGGGCATATTCGCTCTGCTGAAACTGGGTCATGATGTTGAAGCTGTGATCCATGCAGCGGCAAAAATATCTCCCCCGGTGCACCGTTTCGAGCTGTTTTCGGAAGGACAGTACCAATTCATACTGGATTTCGCCCACACACCGATCGCGACCAAGGAATCCATCATCAATGCGATGATATATGCAGAAAAGATGGAGAAGAAACTGATTGTCATGGTGACTGGAATTGGGATGAGGGGGTATCGTAAGATCAGAATGACGATGAGATTGATTCCTGAAGAACTGCATCATCTCGTGCTGGCTGCAGAGCAGGTCGGCTATGAAGATGAGGAGAAGATTGTCGGCATGATGCAGAAGCACCTGCCTCCATCATACGATGCTTCCAACACCACCACGGCATTATCACGCCAGGAGGGCATCATCCGGGCCATCGACCATGCTGGTCCGGATACGATCATACTGTTGACGGGCATCAATGAACCCCAGCACTATAGGGGGGATGTGATTGCCCACGATGACAGGCAATTCATCCTGCAGTATCTGGATGACTGCAGGAAAACATAA
- a CDS encoding YbgA family protein → MKERGRMEQLWAHEKYRVMFHSQKHYNEIREVLKGAASYETVEELIMEAIKVSPTKGSMMNAIDHMWGYFRNCSDEDEKAEYRRLKEHLLEGEVEAEALLYFLAALSKKYDERYLLNSSILESYI, encoded by the coding sequence ATGAAGGAAAGGGGCAGAATGGAGCAGTTGTGGGCACATGAAAAATACCGGGTGATGTTCCACAGCCAGAAGCACTACAATGAAATCCGCGAAGTGCTGAAGGGTGCAGCTTCCTATGAGACGGTCGAAGAGCTGATCATGGAAGCAATCAAGGTCTCGCCAACTAAAGGATCCATGATGAATGCCATCGATCATATGTGGGGCTATTTCAGGAATTGCAGCGATGAGGATGAGAAGGCGGAGTACAGGAGGCTGAAGGAGCATCTTCTGGAAGGTGAAGTGGAGGCTGAAGCATTGCTTTACTTCCTGGCCGCCCTTTCAAAGAAATATGATGAACGGTATCTGCTCAATTCGTCGATTCTGGAATCATATATATAG